Proteins found in one Paenibacillus borealis genomic segment:
- a CDS encoding extracellular solute-binding protein, with product MASLIAGTTLAGCSENKAGNNTPSGSDTASESAAVYPMKTDSTLTYWGALPNNLTGVKSAHAEVPFYQEWQKRTGVTVDFTAPPANQVDESFNVMLASGELPDMLEYNFFNFPGGPEKAIKDGYIMELNDLIDKYAPNYKKYLHEHPEVEKMVKTDKGSYYSFPFIRGDESLLTFQGPVIRKDWLDELGLPVPETIDEWTTTLKAFKEKKGAAAPISFVAKPRVFNELGNGAFIGAFGVTRDFYLEDGKVIFGPAEPGYKDFLSLFRGWYADGLLDKDVATVDSKVMDANITSGQTGATWANAGGGIGKWQPILKGADPQASIVAAPYPVLEKGITPKFGQRDYAFSTGGMVAISATSKNAELAVKLLDYGYSEEGNKLFNFGTEGVSYTMEDGYPKFTDLLMSNPDKLAPAQAMSLYIRGNTMGPFVSDKRVSEQYLNLPEQQAAIPIWQKTDMAKYQIPLLTPTPEESAEYANIMADVNTLVDEMTLKIILGTEPLEAYDKYLEKLNSVKLPRAIEIKQAALERYLKR from the coding sequence ATGGCATCCCTGATTGCAGGCACCACGCTGGCAGGATGCTCCGAGAACAAGGCAGGGAATAATACCCCTTCCGGCTCAGACACAGCATCAGAATCAGCAGCGGTATACCCGATGAAAACAGACAGCACACTCACTTATTGGGGAGCATTGCCTAACAATCTGACCGGGGTGAAGTCTGCGCATGCAGAGGTTCCCTTTTATCAGGAATGGCAGAAACGCACTGGGGTTACAGTAGATTTCACCGCACCTCCGGCTAACCAGGTCGACGAATCCTTCAACGTGATGCTCGCTTCCGGAGAATTGCCTGATATGCTGGAGTACAACTTCTTCAACTTCCCCGGCGGCCCGGAAAAGGCAATCAAGGACGGCTACATCATGGAGCTGAATGACCTGATCGACAAATATGCTCCGAACTACAAGAAGTATCTCCATGAGCATCCTGAGGTGGAGAAAATGGTCAAGACAGACAAGGGCAGCTATTACTCGTTTCCTTTTATCCGCGGGGATGAATCGCTGCTTACCTTCCAGGGGCCGGTGATCCGCAAGGACTGGCTGGATGAGCTGGGTCTGCCCGTGCCCGAAACCATCGATGAATGGACTACTACTTTGAAAGCGTTTAAAGAGAAAAAAGGGGCCGCGGCACCGATCTCCTTCGTCGCCAAACCGCGTGTGTTCAATGAACTGGGCAACGGCGCTTTCATCGGGGCGTTTGGTGTAACCCGCGATTTCTATCTGGAGGACGGCAAGGTTATATTTGGTCCGGCAGAGCCGGGTTATAAGGACTTCCTTAGCCTGTTCAGGGGGTGGTATGCTGACGGACTGCTGGATAAAGACGTGGCCACCGTCGATTCCAAGGTGATGGATGCCAATATTACATCAGGGCAGACCGGGGCTACCTGGGCCAATGCAGGCGGCGGTATCGGGAAATGGCAGCCGATCCTTAAGGGAGCCGATCCGCAGGCTTCCATTGTCGCGGCCCCTTATCCGGTGCTGGAGAAGGGCATTACACCGAAGTTCGGCCAACGCGATTATGCCTTCTCTACCGGCGGGATGGTGGCGATCTCGGCAACGTCCAAGAATGCGGAGCTGGCGGTCAAGCTGCTTGATTACGGCTACAGCGAGGAAGGCAATAAGCTGTTCAACTTCGGAACAGAGGGTGTCAGCTACACCATGGAAGACGGTTATCCGAAATTTACGGATCTGCTGATGAGCAATCCCGACAAGCTGGCCCCTGCACAAGCCATGTCTCTCTACATTCGCGGCAATACGATGGGTCCCTTTGTCTCCGATAAACGGGTCTCCGAACAATACCTGAACCTGCCGGAGCAGCAGGCCGCGATACCTATCTGGCAGAAGACGGATATGGCCAAATACCAGATTCCGCTGTTAACTCCAACTCCGGAGGAAAGCGCTGAATATGCCAACATCATGGCGGATGTGAACACGCTGGTCGATGAAATGACACTGAAGATTATCCTTGGAACTGAGCCGCTTGAGGCTTATGACAAGTATCTGGAGAAGCTGAATTCCGTCAAGCTCCCGCGTGCCATTGAGATTAAACAGGCCGCACTGGAGCGGTACTTGAAGCGCTAA
- a CDS encoding ABC transporter permease subunit: protein MSKLAPMTGVQTSVNNSFKRRFIRDFKLNRLLYIMMIPVILYYAVFHYAPMYGAIIAFKDFSPMKGIMGSDWVGFQHFRDFFSSYYFWRILGNTVLISVYSILFMFPAPILLALLINEVRNQSFKRIVQTFSYMPYFISLVVICGMITDFTNSNGVINTLFSWLGYDGTAMLQKPGLFRPVYILSEIWQKIGWESIIYIAALAGIDQEQYEAARIDGASRLKQMLHITLPGILPTITIMFILRMGNMLNVGFEKIILLYNPVTYETADVISSFVYRKGLLEFGWSYSSAVGLFNSVVNLILLISANYISRRVNKTSLW, encoded by the coding sequence ATGTCCAAATTAGCTCCTATGACCGGCGTTCAAACTTCTGTTAACAACAGCTTTAAGCGACGTTTTATCCGTGATTTTAAGCTGAACAGACTGCTGTATATCATGATGATTCCTGTCATCCTCTACTATGCCGTATTCCATTACGCACCGATGTATGGGGCGATTATTGCCTTTAAGGATTTCTCCCCGATGAAAGGGATTATGGGCAGCGACTGGGTAGGATTTCAGCATTTCAGGGATTTCTTCTCCAGCTATTATTTCTGGCGTATTCTGGGTAATACCGTTCTCATCAGCGTGTATTCTATTCTGTTTATGTTTCCGGCCCCGATCCTTCTGGCTCTGCTGATCAATGAAGTGAGAAATCAGAGCTTCAAACGGATAGTCCAGACCTTCTCGTATATGCCCTACTTCATTTCACTCGTCGTCATTTGCGGTATGATTACCGACTTCACCAACAGCAACGGGGTCATTAATACACTATTCTCCTGGTTAGGGTATGACGGAACCGCCATGCTGCAGAAGCCCGGCCTGTTCCGCCCGGTTTATATCCTGTCCGAAATCTGGCAGAAGATCGGCTGGGAATCCATAATCTACATTGCCGCCTTGGCCGGTATTGACCAGGAGCAGTATGAAGCCGCCCGGATTGACGGTGCCAGCCGTCTGAAGCAGATGCTGCACATTACCCTGCCGGGAATTCTGCCTACGATCACCATCATGTTCATCCTGCGGATGGGCAATATGCTGAATGTCGGCTTCGAGAAAATCATTCTGCTCTACAATCCTGTAACCTATGAAACAGCTGACGTCATTTCTTCCTTTGTGTACAGAAAGGGCTTGCTGGAATTCGGCTGGAGCTATAGTTCAGCAGTCGGCTTGTTTAACTCGGTTGTGAATCTCATTCTATTGATCTCGGCCAATTATATCAGCCGCAGAGTCAATAAAACCAGCCTTTGGTAG
- a CDS encoding carbohydrate ABC transporter permease, translating into MHAETGLRNKIFDYTINTVLILLVIVTLYPLLYVLFASFSDSAQLVASKGFLWKPLGFSLEAYKSVFSNPGIIKGYGNTLFILVFGVTLNMLLTAIAAYVLSRRNVMWNSAFTLLIVFTMFFHGGLIPMYLIVKGVGLIDSIWATIIPFAVSTFNLIIMRTAFSAIPESLEESAKIDGANHLTILFRIVLPLSKPVIAVMVLYYAVEKWNAWFYASIFLRDRDLFPLQLVLREILIANSTDSMSAGASSADQFMIGETIKYATIIVATVPILCVYPFVQKYFEKGVMIGAVKG; encoded by the coding sequence ATGCATGCCGAAACCGGCCTGAGAAATAAAATCTTTGATTACACCATTAACACCGTGCTGATTCTCCTCGTTATCGTAACGTTATATCCGCTGTTATATGTACTGTTCGCCTCCTTCAGCGATTCCGCGCAGCTGGTTGCGAGCAAGGGATTCCTGTGGAAGCCGCTGGGCTTCAGTCTCGAAGCTTACAAGAGCGTGTTTAGCAATCCCGGCATTATCAAAGGTTACGGCAATACATTGTTCATTCTGGTCTTCGGTGTCACCCTTAACATGCTGCTGACTGCCATAGCAGCCTACGTGCTGTCGAGAAGAAATGTAATGTGGAACAGCGCCTTCACGCTGCTGATCGTGTTCACGATGTTCTTCCACGGAGGTCTGATACCGATGTACCTGATCGTAAAGGGCGTCGGATTAATTGATTCCATCTGGGCCACCATCATACCGTTCGCTGTCAGTACCTTTAACCTGATTATCATGCGCACCGCATTCTCGGCGATTCCCGAGAGCCTGGAGGAATCGGCCAAGATCGACGGCGCTAACCATTTGACGATCCTGTTCCGGATCGTATTGCCTTTGTCCAAGCCGGTTATAGCTGTAATGGTGCTCTATTATGCCGTCGAGAAGTGGAATGCGTGGTTCTATGCATCCATCTTTCTGAGGGACAGAGACCTGTTCCCGCTGCAGCTGGTGCTCCGGGAGATCCTGATTGCCAATTCAACAGACAGCATGTCGGCAGGAGCAAGCTCGGCGGATCAGTTCATGATAGGAGAAACGATTAAATACGCCACCATTATCGTGGCAACGGTGCCCATCCTGTGTGTGTATCCCTTCGTCCAGAAGTATTTCGAGAAGGGTGTAATGATTGGTGCGGTGAAGGGGTAA
- a CDS encoding GNAT family N-acetyltransferase: protein MTQSNVIIETKRLRLVPMTYDFVRKIIGHDHSAYELLGAVRTDTWPEKADIKDILPMILGNLADHPVPDGFDAWLFISKENHSVVGDGGFKGAPDEHGVIDIGYAIIEAQREKGYASEAVPALLEWGLAQHGVNAVTADCLEDNLPSIKVLSKLGMQEIDRREGCIFYRTF, encoded by the coding sequence GTGACCCAAAGTAATGTAATAATCGAAACCAAGAGGCTCCGTTTAGTTCCGATGACTTATGATTTTGTGCGGAAAATAATCGGTCATGATCACTCGGCTTATGAGTTATTGGGGGCGGTAAGGACGGATACGTGGCCGGAAAAGGCAGATATCAAGGATATTCTGCCAATGATTCTAGGGAACCTGGCGGATCATCCAGTCCCTGACGGCTTCGATGCCTGGTTATTTATCAGTAAAGAGAATCATTCCGTTGTAGGTGATGGGGGATTCAAAGGCGCTCCTGATGAGCATGGTGTGATTGACATAGGCTACGCCATTATTGAAGCGCAGCGGGAAAAGGGATATGCATCTGAAGCGGTCCCGGCGTTGCTGGAATGGGGTCTGGCGCAACATGGAGTAAACGCTGTAACAGCGGATTGTCTGGAGGATAACCTTCCGTCTATTAAGGTTCTGTCCAAGCTGGGGATGCAGGAGATTGACCGGCGGGAAGGCTGTATATTTTACAGAACATTCTAG
- a CDS encoding PAS domain S-box protein has translation MHRVNLNQERFNQQVIDNASFGIALVGPDGGILTVNHAMERIFGYSGAELDGMKLEDLFNPDDLGNIHDLKELMGDRTVIQLETRFLSKKGEPMWGMLTLTFFSEDADHPSYYICQIVDITKQKESEQHLQESVERYTSLKKYNHDSVISFGLDGRIINANSMAEKLTGYSIESDLIGMELATLIGQESVQNILDRALYDKTVDQHINSLYVKNGEVVEVLTSIAPIYVNNQNIGFYLICKDISEQRQLMLAKEAAESTNRAKSEFLAMMSHEIRTPMNGVVGMTDILLDTTEVTEEQRSYLEIIRKSGETLLNIINDILDLSKIEAGRTELQEHTFDLRKCIKDSFAVISMSAAQKQLELSSTINHDVPDYVYGDSERLKQVLLNLLGNAVKFTPSGSISVKVKLVREDPSMLAFTVTDTGIGIDPARLTDIFEPFSQIDSFMTRKHEGTGLGLAISRRIIGMMGGEIYAESDGTSGSSFTFTIKPKQAAGPHTHEASINKLADTRKVSILLAEDNYINQLVMTKTLEKIGHRIITVTNGIDAVEAACKEPFDLILMDLHMPIMNGFEAVKRIREELKEKSPPIIAVTANALKGDREKCLAAGMDEYVSKPVKREVILKLINQFVNSSSL, from the coding sequence ATGCATCGCGTAAATCTGAACCAGGAACGATTTAACCAGCAGGTCATTGATAATGCTTCCTTTGGAATCGCACTCGTTGGACCGGATGGTGGGATATTGACTGTGAATCACGCCATGGAACGGATTTTTGGCTATTCCGGGGCAGAGCTTGATGGTATGAAGCTGGAAGACCTTTTTAATCCCGATGATTTGGGAAATATTCACGACCTCAAGGAACTCATGGGGGACCGAACAGTTATACAGCTTGAAACGCGGTTTCTTTCAAAAAAAGGTGAACCTATGTGGGGAATGCTCACTCTCACCTTTTTCAGCGAAGATGCGGATCATCCATCATATTACATTTGCCAGATCGTTGACATTACTAAGCAAAAGGAATCGGAGCAACACCTTCAGGAGTCCGTTGAACGTTACACTTCGCTAAAAAAGTACAACCATGATTCCGTCATTTCCTTTGGCCTCGACGGCCGGATCATTAACGCTAACAGTATGGCAGAAAAATTAACCGGCTACTCCATCGAATCCGATCTGATCGGGATGGAACTGGCCACTCTGATCGGACAGGAAAGTGTCCAGAACATTCTGGACAGAGCTCTGTACGATAAAACGGTTGATCAGCACATCAACTCCCTTTACGTCAAAAATGGCGAGGTCGTAGAAGTGCTTACCAGCATTGCACCGATTTACGTAAATAATCAAAATATCGGCTTCTATCTTATATGCAAAGACATTTCCGAGCAGAGACAGCTGATGCTTGCCAAGGAAGCCGCCGAATCTACAAACAGGGCTAAAAGCGAGTTCCTGGCCATGATGAGCCATGAAATCCGCACTCCGATGAACGGGGTTGTAGGCATGACGGATATTCTGCTGGATACCACCGAAGTTACTGAAGAGCAGCGGAGCTACCTGGAAATTATCCGTAAAAGCGGTGAAACCCTGCTTAATATTATCAATGATATCCTCGATCTTTCCAAGATTGAAGCAGGCCGGACTGAACTGCAGGAGCATACCTTCGATCTGCGTAAATGCATCAAGGACAGCTTTGCCGTCATTTCCATGAGTGCTGCCCAGAAGCAGCTGGAGCTCTCCAGTACTATAAATCACGATGTTCCCGATTATGTATACGGAGACAGCGAGCGTCTAAAGCAGGTGCTTCTCAACCTGCTCGGCAATGCCGTGAAATTCACCCCGAGCGGCAGCATCTCCGTAAAAGTGAAGCTTGTCCGGGAAGATCCGTCCATGCTGGCCTTCACGGTGACAGATACGGGCATTGGAATTGATCCCGCCCGGCTTACCGATATTTTCGAACCCTTTTCACAGATTGACAGTTTTATGACGCGTAAACATGAAGGCACCGGACTTGGCCTTGCCATCAGCCGCAGAATCATCGGCATGATGGGCGGGGAGATTTATGCGGAAAGTGACGGCACAAGCGGCTCTTCCTTCACCTTCACCATCAAGCCCAAGCAAGCCGCAGGCCCTCACACCCACGAGGCTTCCATAAACAAGCTTGCTGACACACGCAAGGTTAGCATTCTGCTTGCTGAAGACAATTATATCAATCAGCTGGTGATGACCAAAACACTTGAAAAAATAGGCCACAGGATTATTACCGTCACGAACGGGATAGATGCTGTTGAAGCCGCATGCAAAGAGCCGTTTGATCTCATTTTAATGGATCTGCATATGCCGATTATGAACGGTTTCGAGGCGGTAAAGAGGATCAGAGAAGAGCTTAAGGAGAAGAGTCCGCCCATTATTGCGGTTACAGCAAATGCCTTGAAGGGGGACCGGGAAAAGTGTCTGGCGGCAGGGATGGATGAGTACGTCAGTAAGCCTGTAAAGCGGGAGGTCATTCTGAAGCTTATCAACCAGTTTGTCAACTCCTCAAGCTTATAG
- a CDS encoding DUF3231 family protein, whose product MTGILGGNAKDEPMHYGEIYNVWQASMVAKGALSCYRAYMYHAGDHDLKKILGTLIDQAELEISECDSLLADQGLASAPVMPNRPEAKLEDIPVGARFTDPEIAAKLAADIATGLVACSMVMGQSIREDIGALFAKYHLTKAAIGLKIMHLTKKNGWLIPPPLQVKRPETVKA is encoded by the coding sequence ATGACTGGAATTCTAGGCGGCAATGCCAAAGATGAACCGATGCATTATGGAGAGATCTACAATGTATGGCAAGCCTCAATGGTAGCCAAAGGCGCACTATCATGTTATAGGGCCTATATGTATCATGCGGGTGACCATGATCTCAAAAAAATATTAGGGACTTTAATTGATCAGGCGGAGCTGGAGATCAGTGAGTGCGATTCGCTGCTGGCAGATCAGGGCCTGGCCTCGGCACCGGTAATGCCGAACCGGCCTGAAGCGAAGCTGGAGGATATTCCTGTAGGTGCAAGATTCACAGATCCGGAGATTGCCGCCAAACTTGCTGCGGATATCGCTACCGGGCTGGTGGCTTGCAGCATGGTAATGGGTCAGTCCATCCGGGAGGATATCGGCGCCTTATTCGCTAAATATCACCTGACCAAAGCGGCAATCGGCCTTAAAATTATGCATCTGACCAAGAAAAACGGCTGGCTCATTCCTCCACCGCTTCAGGTAAAAAGACCGGAGACGGTTAAGGCATAG
- a CDS encoding LysE family transporter yields MKGEDNINVFIGYIFLGLSLSAPIGPINAAQLDKGLRGGFLHAWSVGLGAVSADIIYMLLVYFGMIHLLDAPFVKAFLWLFGFFVLVYTGVESILNSGEISATELRGNDASLFKSFLSGFMMSLFNPLSILFWLGIYGSILAKAASQYPMHQLLLYSGAIILGILLWDVTMAAASSIFRQFMTVRVLQVISVLSGLSLVGFGFYFGVQAVQLLFL; encoded by the coding sequence ATGAAGGGGGAGGATAATATTAACGTATTTATAGGTTATATCTTTCTCGGGCTTTCTCTCTCCGCACCGATTGGTCCCATTAATGCCGCACAGCTGGACAAGGGGCTCCGCGGAGGGTTCCTGCACGCCTGGTCCGTCGGACTTGGTGCCGTCAGCGCCGATATTATTTACATGCTGCTTGTCTATTTCGGCATGATTCATTTGTTGGATGCACCGTTTGTCAAAGCTTTTTTGTGGCTGTTCGGGTTCTTTGTCCTCGTCTATACAGGTGTGGAGAGCATCCTAAATTCCGGGGAAATTTCAGCAACAGAACTTAGAGGAAATGATGCCTCTCTGTTTAAATCCTTTTTGTCCGGGTTCATGATGTCACTGTTCAATCCCCTGTCCATCTTGTTCTGGCTGGGCATTTATGGTTCGATATTGGCCAAAGCGGCAAGCCAGTATCCAATGCACCAGTTATTGCTGTACAGCGGAGCCATCATCCTGGGAATTCTGCTCTGGGATGTAACTATGGCAGCCGCCTCCAGCATCTTCCGCCAATTTATGACGGTCCGGGTATTACAAGTGATCTCTGTATTGTCCGGTCTGTCGCTGGTCGGATTCGGCTTCTATTTCGGTGTACAGGCTGTGCAGCTGCTCTTTCTTTAA